In Haloarcula salinisoli, one genomic interval encodes:
- a CDS encoding methylaspartate ammonia-lyase, with the protein MRIESIRAIPGLSGFFFDDQRAIKAGATQRGFAYDGPPKTAGFDRVREAGESLIVELELADGSVVTGDCAAVQYSGAGGRDPLFRASEYRPVVEGTVADALRGRDATLFRDNAETLEAIAPQRSGGDRLHTAVRYGVSQALLNAAARARGCTPTDVLAAAYDTDPATAPVPVFGQSGDERRTNAEKMLIKGVPVLPHGLFNSVEKVGETGEGLRDYLAWLADRADALGPASYAPRFHVDVYGILGEIFGPPYDRSEVTEYFDSLREAAAPYPLQVEGPMDAGSREAQIARMAELRDGLASAGVAVDIVADEWCNTFDDVRAFVDAGAADVVQIKTPDLGGIQRSAEAVLYCDGTDTRAYLGGTCNETVTSARACAHVALATDAAQVLAKPGMGFDEGFMVVTNEMRRTLARSSGAAPGRPSTDRPGSAERSSADHSSGQSPREDGDGEARSTGGAGDD; encoded by the coding sequence ATGCGGATTGAATCGATTCGGGCGATTCCCGGACTCTCGGGTTTCTTCTTCGACGACCAGCGGGCCATCAAAGCGGGCGCCACCCAGCGCGGGTTCGCCTACGACGGCCCGCCCAAGACCGCGGGGTTCGACAGGGTCCGCGAGGCCGGTGAGTCCCTCATCGTCGAACTCGAACTCGCCGACGGGAGCGTAGTCACCGGTGATTGTGCCGCGGTGCAGTATTCGGGCGCCGGCGGTCGGGACCCCCTCTTTCGGGCCAGCGAGTACCGGCCCGTCGTCGAGGGGACCGTCGCCGACGCGCTCCGGGGCCGGGACGCGACGCTGTTCCGGGACAACGCGGAGACGCTCGAAGCCATCGCCCCCCAGCGCTCCGGCGGCGACCGCCTGCACACGGCGGTCCGCTACGGCGTCTCCCAGGCCCTGCTGAACGCCGCGGCCCGCGCTCGCGGCTGCACCCCCACCGACGTGCTCGCGGCGGCCTACGACACCGACCCCGCGACTGCGCCGGTCCCCGTCTTCGGCCAGTCGGGCGACGAGCGACGGACCAACGCCGAGAAGATGCTGATCAAAGGCGTTCCCGTACTTCCCCACGGCCTGTTCAACAGCGTCGAGAAGGTCGGGGAGACGGGCGAGGGGTTGCGCGACTATCTCGCGTGGCTGGCCGACCGGGCCGACGCGCTCGGCCCCGCCAGCTACGCGCCGCGGTTCCACGTCGACGTCTACGGCATCCTCGGTGAGATATTCGGCCCGCCGTACGACCGCAGCGAGGTGACGGAGTACTTCGACTCGCTGCGCGAGGCCGCCGCGCCTTACCCGCTTCAGGTCGAGGGCCCGATGGACGCCGGGAGCCGCGAGGCCCAGATAGCACGTATGGCCGAACTCCGTGACGGACTCGCCAGTGCTGGCGTCGCCGTCGACATCGTCGCCGACGAGTGGTGCAACACGTTCGACGACGTGCGAGCGTTCGTCGACGCGGGCGCCGCCGACGTGGTCCAGATAAAGACGCCCGATCTGGGCGGTATCCAGCGCTCTGCGGAGGCAGTGCTGTACTGCGACGGCACCGACACACGCGCGTATCTCGGCGGCACCTGCAACGAGACGGTCACCTCCGCGCGGGCCTGTGCCCACGTCGCGCTGGCGACCGACGCCGCGCAAGTGCTCGCAAAGCCCGGGATGGGCTTCGACGAGGGGTTCATGGTCGTCACGAACGAGATGCGGCGGACACTCGCTCGGTCGAGCGGCGCCGCTCCGGGCCGGCCGTCTACCGACCGGCCGGGTAGCGCGGAACGAAGTTCCGCGGACCATTCGAGCGGGCAGAGCCCGCGAGAAGACGGCGATGGCGAGGCCCGGTCCACGGGGGGTGCTGGCGATGACTGA
- a CDS encoding NHL repeat-containing protein, translated as MPSIHQETYGRRAPDLAPPFPRSADGVGLSTPVGVVQDPAGRVWVADAGNSRVLVFDRNLERVFGQVGSFGTAPGEFDLPFRLAHHPSESRVFVTDLGNARVQELAYGEPGEDGVPVTVKQTFGPTTDDFHPNGIALAEDGDGLTVFVADEFYHEDPEDTRSRIVVFDGDGRETDSFRAVTREYDDPIGLYWPQGLDTDPDGNLLVANTGYGQQASEHGRPPYYANVVRCDREGCGVPFPATGTPVLDDQFAIPRAVSYLPDEERIVVPDIGGGHLYAYSPDGDRRGEMPSVIAPDVEDRRFGAPMAVTGYDPGDADPTGAIRGRVLVTEALDHAVSAYRLRFVAERKTQLGAVDGCRRQPGQFDYASGSAVQRAGDPVLWVGDGGNERAQHTGPGLEAPVSPADLTANRFPATLSTWHPGDETYLFAADYTAEADAFTDDHQLHCYRLDDRDPEHVTSFGGWGYFGGDVRLPRGMAVEPLDSDRCRLHVADSLNGRVASWVIDRRTGAVEDHDTRGTFGHDAGEFWLPSDVAIGPEATYVADRSNDRLQYDAGDGWQVVGTAGYGDDSGRFLLPTSLALADGYLFVVDLVNRAIKVFETLPGGGIPDEPVDAFGTFGGQTAGGDLWFPAMVSALAHDDGVTVLLPDSVLNVVYRYEWTAP; from the coding sequence GTGCCATCTATCCATCAGGAAACCTACGGACGGCGCGCTCCGGACCTCGCGCCGCCGTTCCCGAGGTCGGCCGACGGCGTCGGGCTCTCCACGCCGGTCGGCGTCGTGCAGGACCCCGCCGGGCGTGTCTGGGTCGCCGACGCCGGCAACAGCCGCGTGCTCGTTTTCGACCGAAATCTGGAGCGGGTGTTCGGCCAGGTCGGGTCCTTCGGGACCGCGCCCGGCGAGTTCGACCTCCCGTTCCGGCTGGCCCACCACCCGAGCGAGTCACGCGTCTTCGTCACTGACCTCGGCAATGCCAGGGTGCAGGAACTGGCCTACGGCGAGCCCGGCGAGGACGGCGTTCCAGTGACCGTCAAGCAGACGTTCGGGCCCACGACAGACGACTTTCACCCCAACGGCATCGCGCTCGCCGAGGACGGTGACGGACTGACCGTCTTCGTCGCCGACGAGTTCTATCACGAGGACCCCGAAGACACCCGGAGCCGCATCGTCGTCTTCGACGGCGACGGACGCGAGACCGACAGTTTCCGTGCCGTCACCCGGGAGTACGACGACCCCATCGGGCTCTACTGGCCACAGGGCCTCGATACGGACCCCGACGGGAACCTTCTCGTCGCCAACACCGGCTACGGCCAGCAAGCGAGCGAACACGGTCGGCCGCCCTACTATGCGAACGTGGTCCGCTGTGACCGCGAGGGCTGTGGGGTCCCGTTCCCGGCCACTGGGACCCCAGTGCTTGACGACCAGTTCGCCATCCCCAGGGCCGTGAGCTATCTGCCCGACGAGGAGCGAATCGTCGTTCCGGACATCGGCGGGGGGCACCTCTATGCCTACTCGCCCGACGGCGACCGGCGCGGGGAAATGCCGTCGGTCATCGCCCCCGACGTCGAGGACCGCCGCTTTGGCGCTCCGATGGCCGTCACCGGATACGACCCCGGTGACGCCGACCCGACCGGCGCCATCCGCGGGCGGGTACTGGTCACCGAGGCACTCGACCACGCCGTCTCGGCCTACCGGCTCCGCTTTGTCGCCGAGCGAAAGACACAGCTTGGGGCCGTCGACGGCTGTCGGCGCCAGCCCGGGCAGTTCGACTACGCTTCGGGGTCGGCGGTTCAGCGGGCCGGCGACCCGGTGCTGTGGGTCGGCGACGGCGGCAACGAGCGGGCCCAGCACACCGGCCCGGGGCTGGAAGCGCCGGTCTCGCCGGCCGACCTCACGGCGAATCGGTTCCCGGCGACGCTTTCGACCTGGCACCCCGGCGACGAGACGTATCTGTTCGCCGCCGACTACACTGCCGAGGCCGACGCGTTCACTGACGACCACCAGCTCCACTGCTACCGGCTGGACGACCGCGACCCCGAACACGTCACGAGCTTCGGCGGCTGGGGGTACTTCGGCGGTGACGTCCGCCTGCCCCGCGGGATGGCCGTCGAACCGCTCGATAGCGACCGCTGCCGACTCCACGTCGCGGACTCGCTCAACGGCCGGGTCGCCTCGTGGGTCATCGACCGCCGGACCGGGGCCGTCGAGGACCACGACACCCGGGGAACGTTCGGCCACGACGCCGGCGAGTTCTGGCTCCCCTCCGACGTGGCAATCGGCCCCGAGGCCACCTACGTCGCCGACCGAAGCAACGACCGCCTCCAGTACGACGCCGGCGACGGCTGGCAGGTCGTGGGGACCGCGGGCTACGGCGACGACAGCGGCCGATTCCTCCTCCCGACGAGTCTGGCGCTGGCCGACGGCTATCTGTTCGTGGTGGACCTCGTGAACCGTGCCATCAAGGTGTTCGAGACGCTGCCCGGGGGCGGGATTCCGGACGAGCCGGTCGACGCCTTCGGCACGTTCGGCGGGCAGACCGCCGGTGGTGACCTCTGGTTCCCGGCGATGGTCTCTGCGCTGGCACACGACGACGGGGTGACCGTGCTGTTGCCAGATAGCGTGCTGAACGTCGTCTATCGGTACGAGTGGACGGCGCCGTAG
- the citE gene encoding L-malyl-CoA/beta-methylmalyl-CoA lyase, which produces MTRLCRTFQTAPAAVPRDNSAKFLDSGLTSEGFSTPDWLVPDIEDGTAPSMKAEAVDNIVDRLPDHAPDFAGEILPRVEWAYDDPEFRDRGTEQVHRLASEVGEHLDGIVFPKVGRVEDVREAAGMLAEAEREAGLDDGALDMAIILETAPARSDLGEICAFAADSRLAGLVFGPVDYTAELGGRALHGERPRWDGLLEALSNETSAAGVVAIGGPFDQLFHERAGVTYYNAEGYADQVEHEATIGIDGSWSLHPKQTAQANRIHMPSTDELDRDLTKIEAFNEAKREGTGAVVVEGQMVDEATYKNFANTVLQVRAIDETHPAQTGEFYDADLLERALSVELVFN; this is translated from the coding sequence ATGACACGACTCTGCCGAACCTTCCAGACAGCACCAGCCGCCGTTCCACGAGACAACAGCGCGAAGTTCTTAGACTCCGGTCTGACGAGCGAGGGCTTTTCCACCCCCGACTGGCTCGTCCCCGACATCGAGGACGGGACCGCCCCGTCGATGAAAGCCGAGGCGGTCGACAACATCGTGGACCGGCTTCCCGACCACGCCCCGGACTTCGCTGGTGAGATACTCCCCCGCGTCGAGTGGGCCTACGACGACCCCGAGTTCCGTGACCGGGGTACCGAACAGGTCCACCGGCTCGCGAGCGAGGTGGGCGAGCACCTCGACGGTATCGTCTTCCCGAAGGTCGGACGGGTCGAGGACGTGCGCGAGGCAGCCGGGATGCTCGCCGAGGCCGAACGCGAGGCCGGCCTCGACGACGGCGCGCTGGATATGGCTATCATCCTCGAAACCGCGCCCGCCCGCTCGGACCTGGGGGAAATCTGCGCGTTCGCGGCCGACTCGCGGCTCGCCGGCCTGGTCTTCGGGCCGGTCGATTACACGGCGGAACTGGGCGGCCGCGCGCTCCACGGCGAGCGTCCGCGCTGGGACGGCCTGCTCGAAGCGCTATCGAACGAGACCAGCGCCGCCGGCGTCGTCGCCATCGGCGGCCCCTTCGACCAGCTGTTTCACGAGCGGGCCGGCGTCACCTACTACAACGCCGAAGGGTACGCCGACCAGGTCGAACACGAGGCCACCATCGGTATCGACGGCTCGTGGTCGCTCCATCCCAAACAGACTGCCCAGGCCAACCGAATCCATATGCCCAGTACCGACGAGCTGGACCGGGACCTCACGAAGATCGAGGCGTTCAACGAGGCCAAACGCGAGGGCACCGGCGCCGTCGTCGTGGAGGGGCAGATGGTCGACGAGGCCACCTACAAGAACTTCGCCAACACCGTCCTGCAGGTGCGGGCCATCGACGAGACCCACCCCGCACAGACGGGCGAGTTCTACGACGCCGACCTGCTGGAGCGGGCCCTCTCGGTCGAGCTGGTGTTCAACTGA
- a CDS encoding type II toxin-antitoxin system VapC family toxin has protein sequence MIQDTSFLIDILNGDEDATDVLELIERDNRPEKVAAITSLELYEGIGRSEKPAEEQRQVLAVLESKHVIPADHGIMKHAGELSASLITAGERIDREDCIIAATAIQENEPVLTRNAAHFDRVPNLDVESY, from the coding sequence ATGATTCAGGATACCAGCTTTCTCATCGATATCCTCAACGGCGACGAGGATGCAACCGACGTTCTGGAACTCATCGAGCGCGATAACCGACCCGAAAAGGTCGCCGCCATCACGTCACTCGAACTGTACGAGGGAATCGGCCGCTCGGAGAAACCGGCCGAGGAACAGCGGCAGGTTCTGGCTGTTCTCGAGTCCAAACACGTGATCCCCGCCGATCACGGTATCATGAAACACGCCGGCGAATTGAGTGCGAGCCTCATCACTGCGGGCGAGCGTATCGATAGAGAGGACTGTATCATCGCCGCGACGGCGATCCAGGAGAACGAGCCCGTGCTCACTCGGAACGCCGCGCACTTCGACCGAGTTCCCAATCTCGACGTCGAGAGCTACTGA
- a CDS encoding antitoxin VapB family protein: protein MGTKTISLDEEAYERLRAHKREGESFSAVVKRLAGERSWQEVTGIWAGEVDGLEAAVDDGRERSRERRARIDDALE, encoded by the coding sequence ATGGGGACGAAAACAATCTCGCTGGACGAGGAGGCGTACGAGCGCTTGCGGGCGCACAAGCGCGAGGGCGAGAGCTTCAGCGCCGTCGTCAAACGGTTGGCCGGCGAGCGGTCCTGGCAGGAGGTCACCGGTATCTGGGCTGGCGAGGTCGACGGGCTCGAAGCGGCGGTCGATGACGGTCGCGAACGAAGTCGGGAGCGCCGGGCCCGCATCGACGACGCACTGGAATGA
- a CDS encoding hemolysin family protein: MYSSLSSSLPVGQFAGLVDPSQGTITVLGTLAIVALILVSGFFSSAEIAIFSLADHRIESLAEAGTPGAETLSLLKEDPRRLLVTILVGNNIANIGMSAITTGLLGFYFTPGEAVLVATFGVTSLVLLFGETAPKSYAVEHSELWALRIARPLSLIQRALYPLVAVFDTLTSLVNRLTGSEGDLESAYVTRAEVREVIEAGQRAGVFTESEHRMLQRLLRFRNRIVKETMAPRLDVVGVEADADLETAIETCLDSGFTQLPVYEEVLDNVVGVVHIRDLLEAQHRGDSLHSVTREPVVVPETKEVDDLLTELRAQRRRMAIVVDEFGTTSGVVTIEDIVEEIIGEVLTATEAPPIRWLDDHTALVRGELNVHEANEALGTEFPEAEEFESVAGFLMSRAGRLVDEGETVTHDGVSLTVETAENNRVLEVRVALPETVEPPEET, translated from the coding sequence ATGTACTCCTCGCTCTCCTCGTCGCTACCTGTGGGACAGTTCGCCGGATTGGTCGACCCCTCGCAGGGAACGATTACCGTCCTGGGAACCCTGGCAATAGTGGCCCTCATCCTGGTCTCGGGCTTTTTCTCTTCGGCCGAAATCGCTATCTTCTCGCTGGCCGATCACCGTATCGAGTCGCTGGCCGAGGCGGGGACGCCCGGCGCCGAGACGCTCTCGCTGCTGAAAGAGGACCCGCGCCGGCTGCTCGTGACGATCCTCGTCGGGAACAACATCGCCAACATCGGCATGTCGGCCATCACGACCGGGCTCCTTGGCTTCTACTTCACGCCGGGAGAGGCCGTGCTCGTCGCCACCTTCGGGGTCACGTCGCTGGTGTTGCTGTTCGGCGAGACGGCGCCCAAATCCTACGCCGTCGAACACAGCGAACTGTGGGCGCTCCGAATCGCCCGACCGCTCAGCCTCATCCAGCGGGCGCTGTATCCGCTCGTGGCGGTGTTCGACACGCTCACCAGCCTGGTCAACAGACTCACCGGGAGCGAGGGAGACCTGGAAAGCGCGTACGTCACGCGGGCGGAGGTCCGGGAAGTCATCGAGGCCGGCCAGCGTGCGGGCGTGTTCACCGAGTCCGAACACCGGATGCTCCAGCGGCTGCTCCGATTCCGGAACCGCATCGTCAAGGAGACCATGGCCCCCCGACTCGACGTGGTCGGCGTCGAGGCCGACGCGGACCTCGAGACGGCGATAGAGACCTGTCTCGACAGCGGGTTCACCCAGCTCCCGGTGTACGAAGAGGTGCTCGATAACGTCGTCGGCGTGGTCCACATCCGCGACCTGCTGGAAGCACAGCACCGGGGCGACTCCCTCCACTCCGTCACGCGCGAGCCGGTCGTCGTCCCGGAGACGAAGGAGGTCGACGACCTGCTGACGGAGCTGCGCGCACAGCGACGGCGGATGGCTATCGTGGTCGACGAGTTCGGCACGACGTCGGGGGTCGTCACCATCGAGGACATCGTCGAGGAGATAATCGGCGAGGTGCTCACCGCGACGGAGGCCCCGCCGATTCGGTGGCTCGACGACCACACCGCACTCGTTCGCGGGGAGCTCAACGTCCACGAGGCCAACGAGGCGCTTGGCACCGAGTTCCCGGAGGCCGAGGAGTTCGAGTCCGTCGCCGGCTTCCTCATGAGCCGGGCCGGACGCCTCGTCGACGAGGGCGAGACCGTGACCCACGACGGGGTCAGCCTCACCGTCGAGACGGCCGAGAACAACCGCGTCCTGGAGGTCCGGGTGGCGCTACCCGAGACCGTAGAGCCGCCCGAGGAGACCTAG
- the glmS gene encoding methylaspartate mutase subunit S, translating into MPRTVILGVIGSDAHVVGITILEQALSAAGFEVVNLGVQTSQADFVGAAKSHDAEAVLVSSLYGHARQDCEGFHDRLAEAGVDVPTYVGGNLAVGQDDFESTREQFREMGFDRVFDAETDPEEAIAALRRDLKITTTEGEQVRVDG; encoded by the coding sequence ATGCCCCGTACCGTCATCCTCGGCGTGATCGGCTCCGACGCACACGTCGTCGGTATCACGATTCTCGAGCAGGCGCTGTCGGCCGCTGGCTTCGAGGTCGTCAACCTCGGCGTCCAGACCTCACAGGCCGACTTCGTCGGCGCAGCCAAATCTCACGACGCCGAGGCGGTACTGGTATCCTCCCTGTACGGGCACGCCCGACAGGACTGCGAGGGGTTCCACGACCGGCTCGCCGAGGCCGGCGTCGACGTGCCCACCTACGTCGGCGGGAACCTCGCCGTGGGGCAGGACGACTTCGAGAGCACGCGCGAGCAGTTCCGCGAGATGGGCTTCGACCGGGTCTTCGACGCCGAGACCGACCCGGAGGAGGCTATCGCCGCCCTGCGCCGTGACCTCAAGATAACGACCACAGAGGGCGAGCAGGTCAGGGTCGACGGCTGA
- a CDS encoding methylaspartate mutase subunit E codes for MPRDTKLPADELQRAANELRDDWHTGRAVDFEEAVAFHESLPKSKRFAPVLESADAPLLQPRAGVPCLEAQIDLLRYLQEEGGADLLPTTIDSYTRDNQYEKAEEGLAASRNSDSDELNGFPAVNHGVEDCRRLVRALDAPIEVRHGTPDARLLAMVTLAGGFQSFEGGPISYNIPYTKRHDLETTIEHWQFVDRLCGAYTERGVTINREPFGPLTGTLVPPCIAIAVMLIEGQLAATQGVRSLTLGYGQVGNLVQDVAALRALRKLGEEYLPDPVTVTTVFHEWMGGFPPDEARANGVISLGGATAAVAKPDKVITKSAQEFQGVPTKEANAAGLRTTRQLIDMMIEQDIDLGGIDDEQRLIERATRALIDAIEQAGDGDVARGVVAAFDSGEMDVPFAPSDAAAGAVLPARDDDGRVRIFNFADLALPADIKEIHKAKLGERAQTEGRDQSFRMVADDVDAISDGKLIGRPAGHRGGASDAD; via the coding sequence ATGCCCCGTGATACGAAGCTGCCCGCCGACGAGCTACAGCGGGCCGCAAACGAGCTGCGCGACGACTGGCACACCGGCCGCGCCGTCGACTTCGAGGAGGCCGTCGCCTTCCACGAGTCCCTGCCGAAATCGAAGCGGTTCGCGCCGGTGCTGGAGTCGGCCGACGCGCCACTGCTCCAGCCCCGCGCCGGCGTCCCCTGTCTGGAAGCCCAGATAGACCTCCTGCGGTATCTCCAGGAGGAAGGCGGCGCCGACCTGCTGCCGACGACCATCGATTCGTACACGCGGGACAACCAGTACGAGAAAGCGGAGGAGGGGCTCGCGGCCTCCAGAAACAGCGACAGCGACGAGCTCAACGGCTTCCCCGCCGTGAATCACGGCGTCGAGGACTGCAGGCGGCTCGTCAGGGCGCTGGACGCCCCTATCGAGGTGCGCCACGGCACCCCCGACGCGCGGCTGCTGGCGATGGTCACCCTCGCGGGCGGCTTCCAGTCCTTCGAGGGCGGCCCCATCTCGTACAACATCCCCTACACCAAACGCCACGACCTCGAGACGACCATCGAGCACTGGCAGTTCGTCGACCGGCTCTGTGGCGCCTACACGGAGCGCGGCGTCACCATCAACCGCGAGCCCTTTGGCCCCCTCACTGGCACCCTCGTCCCGCCCTGCATCGCTATCGCGGTGATGCTCATCGAGGGGCAGCTCGCGGCCACACAGGGCGTGCGCTCGCTTACACTGGGCTACGGCCAGGTCGGCAACCTCGTCCAGGACGTGGCTGCGCTGCGGGCACTGCGGAAACTGGGCGAGGAGTACCTCCCCGACCCCGTCACCGTCACCACCGTCTTCCACGAGTGGATGGGCGGCTTCCCGCCCGACGAGGCCCGCGCCAACGGCGTCATCAGCCTCGGCGGGGCGACGGCCGCGGTCGCGAAGCCGGACAAGGTCATCACGAAGTCCGCACAGGAGTTCCAGGGCGTCCCCACGAAGGAGGCCAACGCCGCCGGCCTGCGCACCACGAGACAGCTTATCGATATGATGATAGAGCAAGACATCGACCTCGGCGGTATCGACGACGAACAGCGGCTCATCGAGCGGGCCACGCGGGCTCTCATCGACGCCATCGAACAGGCCGGTGACGGCGACGTGGCCCGTGGCGTCGTCGCCGCCTTCGACAGCGGCGAGATGGACGTCCCCTTCGCTCCCTCCGACGCGGCGGCGGGCGCGGTCCTGCCCGCCCGTGACGACGACGGCCGCGTGCGAATTTTCAACTTCGCCGACCTCGCCCTGCCGGCGGATATCAAGGAGATTCACAAGGCGAAACTCGGCGAGCGCGCCCAGACCGAGGGCCGTGACCAGTCGTTCCGGATGGTCGCCGACGACGTCGACGCCATCAGCGACGGGAAGCTGATTGGACGACCCGCCGGTCACCGGGGAGGTGCCAGCGATGCGGATTGA
- the mct gene encoding succinyl-CoA:mesaconate CoA-transferase, translated as MSALADLRVLDLTQVLAGPYCTMLLADMGADVVKVERPGGDLIRANPPYVDDAESEAYGGYFQSVNRGKRSLELDLRTDADREAFLSLVERADVVVENFKAGTMEKFGCGYETLKEHNPQLIYSSIRGFGDPRTGETDRQGQPSFDLIAQALGGVMEITGQEDGPPTKVGPGVGDIFTAALNAVGILAAIHHRERTDEGQYVDTAMYDCMVSLAERAVYQYSCDGESPTRQGNSHPTLFPYDAFEASDGYVVIAAFSDGHWATLCEAVDRPDLAADYPDAASRLANRDSLRAEIADWTRDHESVEILERLDGRVPAAPVQNTADIFADPHVHDRGMLADVSQPGADEPMTIAGSPIKMSETMPQPRGRAPLLDEHREELLGEETVDSGREVAESDD; from the coding sequence ATGAGCGCGCTTGCCGACCTGCGGGTGCTCGACCTGACGCAGGTGCTCGCCGGGCCGTACTGTACGATGTTGCTCGCGGACATGGGTGCGGACGTGGTAAAGGTCGAACGCCCCGGCGGCGACCTCATCCGCGCGAACCCGCCGTACGTCGACGACGCCGAGTCGGAGGCCTACGGCGGCTACTTCCAGAGTGTGAACCGCGGCAAGCGCTCGCTGGAGCTGGACCTCCGGACCGACGCCGACCGCGAGGCCTTTCTCTCGCTGGTCGAACGGGCCGACGTGGTCGTCGAGAACTTCAAAGCCGGGACGATGGAGAAATTCGGCTGTGGCTACGAGACGCTGAAAGAGCACAATCCACAGCTCATCTACTCCTCGATTCGTGGCTTCGGCGACCCGCGCACGGGCGAGACGGACCGGCAGGGTCAGCCCTCCTTCGACCTCATCGCGCAGGCGTTGGGCGGCGTGATGGAGATTACCGGCCAGGAAGACGGGCCGCCGACGAAGGTCGGCCCGGGCGTCGGCGATATCTTCACCGCCGCACTCAACGCGGTGGGGATTCTGGCGGCGATTCATCACCGCGAGCGCACCGATGAGGGCCAGTACGTCGACACCGCGATGTACGACTGTATGGTCTCGCTGGCCGAACGCGCCGTCTACCAGTACTCCTGTGACGGCGAGTCACCCACGCGCCAGGGCAACTCTCACCCCACACTCTTCCCCTACGACGCCTTCGAGGCCAGCGACGGCTACGTCGTCATCGCCGCCTTTTCCGACGGCCACTGGGCGACGCTGTGTGAGGCGGTGGACCGGCCCGACCTGGCGGCCGACTATCCGGACGCCGCCAGCCGGCTGGCCAATCGGGACTCACTTCGGGCGGAGATTGCGGACTGGACTCGCGACCACGAGTCGGTTGAGATTCTCGAACGACTCGACGGCCGCGTTCCCGCCGCACCAGTCCAGAACACCGCCGACATCTTCGCGGACCCCCACGTCCACGACCGCGGGATGCTCGCCGATGTCAGCCAGCCCGGCGCCGACGAGCCGATGACCATCGCCGGGAGCCCAATCAAGATGTCCGAGACGATGCCACAACCGCGGGGCCGGGCACCGCTGCTGGACGAACACCGCGAGGAGTTGCTGGGTGAGGAGACTGTAGATAGCGGCCGCGAGGTCGCCGAGAGCGACGACTAG
- the mch gene encoding 2-methylfumaryl-CoA hydratase yields the protein MTDWSAPDAIDCADEQVFQTLLDRVETREKGNYFEYFAEGDEIHHDPGLRLSQHGNEEWMGQTLNHDPAYWRPDDARERGFDEPPAHPDYLLACVMGITVEDLSEKGGYFLGRTDVTFHRTAYPGTELDVTSTVVDTRTSSSRPDYGIVTWESVGRDRETGEELVAYERTNMIPRREPVASDGGERQRSAARADGSGAVADESSPSEAATPDLPSTLVAPEGGTFEDFRVALERARDNGAAVAYRHERGRTMDERLVAGLPLATLNTARQHHNRDVMADSPSGDIVAYGDVTRSIALAHARSDEATFRERRFENERFHDFVTLGDTIYGFSRVLDCDGEAGPDHTGAVTFEHVAFNQDSTPVYSGRRTALITRQ from the coding sequence ATGACTGACTGGTCGGCGCCCGACGCCATCGACTGTGCGGACGAGCAGGTGTTTCAGACGCTGCTCGACCGCGTCGAGACCCGCGAGAAGGGTAACTACTTCGAGTACTTCGCCGAGGGCGACGAGATTCACCACGACCCTGGCCTGCGACTCAGCCAGCACGGCAACGAGGAGTGGATGGGCCAGACGCTGAACCACGACCCCGCCTACTGGCGGCCGGACGACGCCCGCGAGCGCGGGTTCGACGAACCGCCGGCCCATCCTGACTACCTGCTGGCCTGCGTGATGGGTATCACCGTCGAGGACCTCTCGGAGAAGGGCGGCTACTTCCTCGGTCGCACCGACGTTACCTTCCACCGGACGGCCTATCCGGGCACCGAACTCGACGTGACTTCGACGGTGGTCGACACCCGAACGTCCTCCTCGCGACCCGACTACGGTATCGTCACGTGGGAGAGCGTCGGCCGGGACCGCGAGACCGGCGAGGAACTGGTCGCCTACGAGCGGACGAACATGATTCCGCGGCGGGAACCCGTCGCATCCGACGGGGGCGAGCGGCAGCGGTCAGCCGCGCGCGCCGATGGAAGTGGTGCCGTCGCCGACGAAAGTTCCCCGTCCGAGGCCGCCACGCCCGACCTGCCATCGACGCTTGTCGCGCCCGAGGGCGGCACCTTCGAGGACTTCCGCGTCGCACTGGAGCGAGCGCGGGACAACGGCGCTGCGGTCGCCTACCGTCACGAACGGGGCCGGACGATGGACGAGCGCCTCGTCGCCGGCCTCCCGCTCGCGACGCTCAACACCGCTCGCCAGCACCACAACCGAGACGTGATGGCCGACTCGCCGTCTGGCGATATCGTCGCCTACGGGGACGTGACCCGCTCCATCGCGCTGGCACACGCCCGCTCTGACGAGGCGACCTTCCGGGAACGGCGCTTCGAGAACGAGCGCTTCCACGACTTCGTCACGCTCGGGGACACGATCTACGGCTTCAGCCGCGTGCTCGACTGCGACGGCGAGGCCGGTCCCGACCACACCGGCGCGGTGACCTTCGAACACGTCGCGTTCAATCAGGACAGCACCCCGGTCTACAGCGGCCGGCGAACCGCACTCATCACCCGACAATGA